The stretch of DNA AACGGCGCGTCGAGCGCCACCACCACGGCCCCCTGGCGCGCCAGCAGCACCCCTTCGCCAGTCATCTGCTGGGCGTTGCCCGGGAGTCCGTGCTGCAGCAACAGCCCCGCGAACGGGCCCGCACCCTCGGGCACGAAGAGCCGTCCCGTCGCGCGGCCGGTGCCGCGCGGGCTGAGGAAGCTCAGCTGGTAGATCTGCACACCCGGCGGGGTGCCGATCGGCTGGAGCACCAGGTCGTAGGCCGCCGCGCGGTCATAGGCGAACGCCGTCAGGGCCAGGGCGGGTGCCGGCGCGTCACTGAGCGTCGGGAGGGTGCAGACGCCGCCGGGCGGCTCGGCCGGCAGGCCGCAGGCACCGGCAAGCACGAACACGAGCAGCAGAGCGAGAGCGACGGAGCGCATGAGCATGGTGCCACCTCGACAGGAGTTGCAATTCGATTCAAGCTTGTCGGCAAAAAGACTTTCGTCAAGATGGCACCGCTATGACGCCCGGCATTCTGTGCAGGTGAGTTTTTCTTTTATCTGTAGCTGTTTAGGCGCGGCCGGCGAGGATAGAGTTGTCAGGCAGCAGTCGGGCGCAGCGGCGGGCGAAGTGCCGGCGGGAACGCCGGCATCGGTCGAAACGCGCTCCCCACTCTCCGGCACCATTCACTCCAAGAGGGCGGAATCATGTCCAGCCTCGTCCATAGATCCGGTCTGGTCGCAGCGCCCGTCCTGATCGTGCTCGCCACCTCGGGATGCCGCGAGCGGGGCGTGGTGCCGCCGCAGGTTGCCGCGCCTGCCCCGCGGGCCGCTCAGGTGAGTCTCGAGATCGACTACGCCGGCGCCGAGGCCGTGATGGCGGCGCTGGAGCGCGACACCATCACCGATGCGGCGGTGGACTCGCTCCTCGAGATCCACGGCGTGAGCATGATGGTGGACAACGTCGTCCGCCTCGTGCCGGGTGTGGAGCGCGCTGATTTTGGCATCGCCCTCCAGAGGTTTCTGGGGACGGCCGCCGTGGCGCAGGAGCACATCCACTTCAACCTGCCGAAGGCCCATGGCGAGCGGGAGCGCATCCGGACGCTTCTCGCGCATCTCCGCGAGAACGAGCAGGCCGTGCTGGATCGGTTGCTTGCCATCATGGGTCCCTACACGCCGGAAACCGGTCCGCTTCATCTGAAGGCGTACCTGATGGCGGGGGGCACGTCCACGGGCTTCGTCCGCACCACGCCCGAGGGTGATGTGTTCTACTACAATCTTGCCGACGCGGCTGGAGACTGGGAGGGTGTGATGGCCCACATCACGCACGAGACCTTCCACCTCGTGCAGAAGGCGGCGTTCCGCCGCGTGCCGAGCCTCGCGGCCATGGCCGACTTGGCGGAGAGCCTTCCCCTGCCCGAGCGGACGCTGGCGACGGTCGTCAGCGAGGGCACCGCGGACCTGGTGTCCGACCCGGAGAGGTTCGGCGGCGGCGGCCCCGAGATCGCGCGCATGCGCCAGCGCTTCCGTGCGGATGCCGAGCCCGCGCGCGTGCGTGCGAACTTCGCGCTCTTCGACACCACGTTCCAGCAGGTGGCCCGCGACGAGATCACCTGGCGGGAGGTTCTGGACCGCGGCTTCATGAGCAACCCGCGGTTCTATGCCCTCGGCTTCCAGATGGCGAAGGCGATCGAGCGTCACTGTGGACCTGAGTGCATCCGCCGCCTGCTGCAGCAACGACCCGTCGAGTTCTTTCTCCAGTACATCTCCCTGTACCGTGAGCACCCGGAAATCGTCGGCCGCTTCGCCCCGGAGACGGAGCGATACCTCATGTCACTCCGGTGAGGGAGGGACGGCGAGCCCTGTTCCGCCTCTCTCACTGCGCGAGCCACTTCCAAGTGCGCCCCTAACGGAATCGGGGACGACCCGCCCGCAGCGCATCACCCCCGATCCGACCGTCGCCCGCCCCCGCCGGCGCTGCTGCGTCCACCACCGCCACCCGCCGGGGCTCTACCTCCACCGAGTTGCGCTTCTCACGCAAGCGGTGCCACTCCGCGTGCCCTCGCCCACTCCATCGCGCTGGCCGCCGCCTCGCGGAGGGCGCACCCGAACTCCAGCACTGCCTCGGCAACGAGCAGGTCCATCGCCAGCTCATCCTCCGGTGCGTAGCGGGCCAGCTTGATCGACGAGTTCGCCACCGCTTCCAGTGCACCGAACCTGTCCGCCAAGATCTCCAGGAACCGCATAGGTGACGGCGGGTGCTGCTGCTGTTCCATGCTCACCTCCATCTCTTGACCCGCGCCGCCGAGCAGGGCTACTCTACAAATCGGACGGCTCGCAAGTCGTTCGCATGTGGAGGCTGGCCGTGTCTTCCTGGCCGAGGAGGCGGCCAGCCTCTTTTTACATGCCCTGCGTTATCAAGATAGATAACAAGGAAGGGGATGTCAACAAGTTTGGTAACTAGACTAAGTGGGGGCTGAGTGGCGCGAGAAGAAATCCTTGGCATGGTTCAACGCGTGCTGCGGGATGGCCCTTTTTCGATGCGCCAGCTCGCCGAGGACGCCGGTCTGAGCTATGGCGTGCTCCGTGCTTGGGCGATGGGGCGGAGGACTCCCACGCCGGAAAACCTCTCGCGCATCGCGGACGGATTCGAGCGCCGAACTGAGCGGCTCCACGCCATCATCACTGAATTACGGCAAGCGGCCGGGGAAAATTCCAAAGACGACCGGCGAGGGTGAGTTGGGGCGCAAAGTCCCATACAGCGGGCGTCCCGACAATCGGCAGCAGGGGATACGCGGCCGGGGGTTGCTTCGCCCGACGACAGGCTTGCACGCCGGCCCCTACCCCTGACCCCTGGGATTTGAGGCCGCTGGACCAACGCGGTGGAGGTCGGCCGAACTCGTGACATCAAAAGAACAACTCACGCGCCTCCAAGAATATGCCGATGCGCTCCTCGGCGCGTTTTTAGGGCTCCGGCTTAACTATGGCCTGCTTGCGCCTTTGTTAGGCGGTGTGGACCTCCCCATTTCCACGCCTCCGCGGCGGCAACTCGTTCATGGCCTGTCAGCGTTGCGAAATACCCTGTTCTTCTCATGCGCGCTTGACGTTGTTAAGCTATC from Longimicrobium sp. encodes:
- a CDS encoding DUF5700 domain-containing putative Zn-dependent protease, with protein sequence MSSLVHRSGLVAAPVLIVLATSGCRERGVVPPQVAAPAPRAAQVSLEIDYAGAEAVMAALERDTITDAAVDSLLEIHGVSMMVDNVVRLVPGVERADFGIALQRFLGTAAVAQEHIHFNLPKAHGERERIRTLLAHLRENEQAVLDRLLAIMGPYTPETGPLHLKAYLMAGGTSTGFVRTTPEGDVFYYNLADAAGDWEGVMAHITHETFHLVQKAAFRRVPSLAAMADLAESLPLPERTLATVVSEGTADLVSDPERFGGGGPEIARMRQRFRADAEPARVRANFALFDTTFQQVARDEITWREVLDRGFMSNPRFYALGFQMAKAIERHCGPECIRRLLQQRPVEFFLQYISLYREHPEIVGRFAPETERYLMSLR
- a CDS encoding helix-turn-helix transcriptional regulator, with translation MVQRVLRDGPFSMRQLAEDAGLSYGVLRAWAMGRRTPTPENLSRIADGFERRTERLHAIITELRQAAGENSKDDRRG